The candidate division KSB1 bacterium genome contains a region encoding:
- a CDS encoding glycosyl hydrolase, translating into MSLNAACRKKIVSNDQMKHKNIVRLTFSAFIALFTIFGNSSSAQGYAFGVHATELLNLPLPTFDRVAKMLDSANVRWVRINLAWMDAEPTKGQWNWGDWETRLQILRSHNLEILCILMKVPSWASSAPTGTDPLLVSYYVPKDTRDWIVYVDSVANKFKGYITHWEIWNEPDLLGFWAGTPAQYAELLAVTYETIKRANPQAKVVLGGLALDERRVHPNFLSEILSDARYPAARYFDIMNFHHYGSRDEARRRIDEVRTALRQAGALSKPTWITETGYSSDPSQQNDPNYQGLEGQAQWLRDMIPYLLQLGAEKVFWYRLYDYPADFTQDVGARYHGPIDDQGNPKPDYFADREIVKADTIVIKSVEDTLSLYANPSMGWQTFHRAADRDGNLAGLPTTMVYRRFAWLELEPENRRFDFSLFDQWLEWAKHNGQRLAWRLMVAGSERTSPSTPLLGYAPLWLKDMGVSGYIYYFDGNENNQQDPDEPDLWVPDLADSVARFYHDRLVAELGKRYGGHPYLDLLDIGSVGLWGGVAFLAGNHQAGHW; encoded by the coding sequence ATGTCGCTCAATGCCGCTTGCCGCAAAAAAATAGTATCAAATGACCAAATGAAACATAAAAATATAGTACGGTTAACCTTCTCAGCATTCATTGCGTTGTTCACGATCTTTGGAAATAGTTCATCTGCTCAAGGGTATGCGTTTGGCGTTCACGCAACTGAACTTCTGAATCTACCCCTTCCTACATTCGATCGAGTTGCAAAGATGCTCGATTCAGCTAATGTTCGCTGGGTACGGATTAACCTTGCCTGGATGGATGCAGAACCCACAAAAGGTCAATGGAATTGGGGAGATTGGGAAACGAGACTTCAAATTTTGCGATCTCATAACCTCGAGATTCTTTGTATTCTGATGAAAGTTCCCTCGTGGGCATCTTCCGCGCCCACTGGTACAGATCCACTCCTGGTGTCATATTATGTCCCCAAAGACACGCGGGATTGGATTGTGTATGTAGATTCTGTCGCAAATAAATTCAAAGGCTACATTACACACTGGGAAATCTGGAATGAGCCTGATCTGCTGGGTTTTTGGGCTGGGACGCCCGCACAGTATGCGGAACTTTTGGCCGTCACTTACGAGACCATCAAGCGTGCTAACCCCCAAGCCAAGGTCGTGCTGGGCGGTCTAGCTCTTGATGAAAGGCGAGTTCATCCGAATTTCCTGAGCGAAATACTCTCTGATGCTCGGTACCCTGCTGCCCGGTACTTTGACATCATGAACTTCCACCACTACGGTTCACGAGATGAAGCGCGACGGAGGATTGACGAGGTGCGCACTGCCCTGCGTCAGGCAGGCGCTTTAAGCAAACCCACCTGGATCACGGAGACAGGCTATTCGAGCGATCCCTCACAGCAGAATGATCCCAACTATCAGGGACTGGAGGGCCAGGCGCAGTGGCTTCGCGACATGATCCCCTATTTGCTTCAGCTCGGTGCCGAAAAGGTCTTCTGGTATCGGCTCTACGACTACCCCGCCGACTTCACCCAAGATGTCGGCGCTCGTTACCACGGCCCGATAGACGATCAGGGCAACCCCAAGCCGGACTACTTTGCCGATAGAGAAATTGTAAAGGCGGACACTATAGTCATCAAATCTGTGGAAGATACCTTATCCCTCTATGCCAATCCCAGCATGGGCTGGCAAACCTTTCACCGGGCTGCCGACAGGGACGGGAATTTGGCCGGTTTGCCCACCACCATGGTGTACCGCCGCTTTGCCTGGCTCGAATTGGAGCCGGAGAACAGGCGGTTTGACTTCTCCCTATTTGACCAATGGCTTGAATGGGCCAAGCACAACGGCCAGCGGCTAGCGTGGCGCCTGATGGTGGCAGGGTCGGAGAGAACCTCGCCCTCGACTCCGCTTTTGGGCTATGCCCCCCTCTGGCTCAAGGACATGGGCGTCAGCGGTTACATCTACTACTTTGACGGCAACGAAAACAACCAGCAGGACCCCGATGAACCGGACCTTTGGGTGCCCGATCTGGCTGACTCGGTGGCCAGATTCTATCACGACCGCCTCGTGGCAGAATTGGGCAAGCGCTACGGTGGACATCCTTACCTGGACCTGTTGGACATCGGCTCGGTGGGTCTGTGGGGGGGAGTGGCATTTCTGGCGGGCAATCATCAAGCAGGTCATTGGTAA
- a CDS encoding DUF4832 domain-containing protein, which yields MPAKEVRTSIIDTWASAFPSTPKVMLIGDEAGMAYATGVHRTGWRADCWGDMNWHMPYFYDPQLQRTNATEAWRNGPIALEPCWEMSYWREKGWNISYILDWALNHHASYVQNKSQLIPPDWLPEVQRALRRIGYRLVLRELKHPQLVAPGSSFQITMTWENVGVAPPYWDYHLHGRLKHRDTVWISPALLSIKGWQPGTKVESVKISLPSNLPPGEYELALGIFSPYPEHTHPNLKFVKLAIQTPPDENGWYSLSRFTLLPISSVEEHEPFVFLFRHNYPNPFNQTSTIRFSLLKREYVMLKVFDIVGREVATLVEGALNAGEHHVLFDAAGLPSGVYFYQLKTPSFSETRKATVMK from the coding sequence ATGCCCGCTAAAGAGGTGAGAACAAGCATCATCGACACCTGGGCGTCCGCCTTCCCTTCTACCCCGAAGGTGATGCTGATTGGGGATGAAGCGGGAATGGCCTACGCCACCGGCGTTCATCGCACCGGCTGGCGTGCGGATTGCTGGGGAGATATGAATTGGCACATGCCGTATTTCTACGATCCCCAGTTGCAAAGGACAAACGCCACTGAAGCCTGGCGGAATGGTCCCATCGCTTTGGAACCTTGCTGGGAGATGAGTTATTGGCGTGAGAAGGGATGGAACATCTCCTACATCTTGGACTGGGCCCTGAATCACCATGCCAGTTATGTTCAAAACAAGAGCCAATTGATCCCTCCAGACTGGCTACCGGAGGTGCAGCGGGCGCTGCGCCGCATCGGTTATCGGCTAGTGCTGCGCGAACTCAAACATCCCCAACTCGTGGCCCCGGGCTCCTCATTCCAAATCACTATGACCTGGGAGAATGTAGGTGTTGCCCCGCCCTATTGGGATTACCATTTGCACGGGCGCCTTAAGCACAGGGACACGGTGTGGATTTCTCCTGCGCTTCTTTCCATCAAGGGCTGGCAGCCAGGTACTAAAGTAGAAAGCGTGAAGATCTCATTACCGTCAAACCTACCCCCGGGAGAGTACGAACTGGCCTTGGGCATCTTCAGCCCTTACCCGGAACACACCCATCCAAACTTAAAGTTCGTGAAACTGGCTATACAGACGCCCCCTGACGAGAATGGCTGGTATAGCCTTAGTCGCTTCACCCTTCTGCCTATTTCTTCAGTTGAAGAACATGAACCTTTTGTTTTTTTATTTAGACACAATTATCCCAATCCTTTCAACCAGACTAGTACCATTCGCTTTTCACTTCTGAAACGCGAGTATGTTATGTTGAAAGTGTTTGATATTGTTGGCAGAGAAGTGGCAACGCTGGTGGAGGGTGCGCTGAATGCCGGCGAGCATCATGTCCTCTTCGACGCCGCGGGCTTGCCCAGCGGTGTGTATTTCTATCAACTCAAGACGCCTTCATTTTCCGAAACCCGCAAAGCGACAGTGATGAAATAA